The following is a genomic window from Candidatus Methylomirabilis tolerans.
ATGACACCGATGATGCGGCAGACGGCACGGGATCGTGAGATACCTGGCGGCCTCGCGGAAGCGATCCGGCGTCGGCGGGTCGGCCACCCCAGGGATGGATGGCTCCACGCGACAGATCAGGTGCGTCTGCAGCCACGGGATTGACGTCTTCATGGCATCGAGATCAGTCGGATTGTTGTCGATGGCATGAAGCTCTCCGTACTGCGACGCACGCTCAGCGCAGAGCGCGGCCTTGCCCGTCTCTTTGGCCGTGTACAGGATCTGCGTGAAGTACGGGTTGATCCCGGAGGCCCGCACCTTATAGCTCTGCCAGGCCGGATCACCGAAGGAGAGAAGGATCAGTTCGAACCCTCGTAATCGCGCAGTGTCCAGGAACCCCAGGACGTCGGGAAAAAGATACGGACGGAGATCCGAGAAGGCGCTCTCAAGCGCCTCCAGCATCGTCTGTGCTGCTGCAGGATCAGCAACCGCGCCAAGACGAGCAAGCTCTTCGAGGTGCTTCGCCAGCGAATATCCTGATGGCCAGATCGCTTCGTAGCTCTTTTCCCAGGCGTCATCGGGGACGCCGAATCGGGCAAAGGCGGACTTGAGATCGATCCAGAAGAAACGATCGGTATCAAAGAGGGTGTGATCGAAATCCAGCAGGATGCCTCGCGCCTTATTTTCCATCACGCCTACTGCGTCCCGGCTCTGCATCTGGTTCATTCGAGTGCGGATCCAAGCAGCGCCTCGCCATGTCGAAGATCCGCTGAAACATTGCTTCGGTCAGCCTGCCGGTCTGGGTATTCTGTTGACTCGGATGATACGAGGCCACCAGTACACGATCAGGCTGAAGAACCGTAATCTGCCCGTGTCGGAAGCGGGGTAGTGGGGTCGGGAGCGGAACGCCATGCGCTTCCAGGACGCCCAGGCAAGCCCGAAAGGCAATCTGGCCCAGCGCCACGATCACCCGGACCTGATGAAGCAGCGTGAACTCCTCCAGGAGAAAAGGACGGCAGCGTTCAAGCTCGGTTGGGGTCGGCTTATTGTCTGGCGGCGCACATCGGACAGCGGCCGTGACATAGCAATCCGTCAGGCAAAGGCCGTCATTGCGGTCGGTTGAGGTGGGCTGGCTGGCGAACCCGGCCCGATAGAGGGCTTGGTACAGGAAGTCGCCGCTTCGATCCCCGGTGAAGATCCGACCGGTCCGATTGCCCCCGTGGGCGGCGGGCGCCAATCCGACCACAAGCAGGCGTGCGGCCGGATCACCGAAGCCGGGAACCGGTCGCCCCCAATA
Proteins encoded in this region:
- a CDS encoding HAD hydrolase-like protein, whose product is MENKARGILLDFDHTLFDTDRFFWIDLKSAFARFGVPDDAWEKSYEAIWPSGYSLAKHLEELARLGAVADPAAAQTMLEALESAFSDLRPYLFPDVLGFLDTARLRGFELILLSFGDPAWQSYKVRASGINPYFTQILYTAKETGKAALCAERASQYGELHAIDNNPTDLDAMKTSIPWLQTHLICRVEPSIPGVADPPTPDRFREAARYLTIPCRLPHHRCHSLKEVCLS
- a CDS encoding uracil-DNA glycosylase, translating into MRQSSVSGSVAEQRVQRRLTREAPGLETLCRQVIACRRCPRLVRHRERTAREKVRRFQGCEYWGRPVPGFGDPAARLLVVGLAPAAHGGNRTGRIFTGDRSGDFLYQALYRAGFASQPTSTDRNDGLCLTDCYVTAAVRCAPPDNKPTPTELERCRPFLLEEFTLLHQVRVIVALGQIAFRACLGVLEAHGVPLPTPLPRFRHGQITVLQPDRVLVASYHPSQQNTQTGRLTEAMFQRIFDMARRCLDPHSNEPDAEPGRSRRDGK